A stretch of Aeromicrobium tamlense DNA encodes these proteins:
- a CDS encoding methyltransferase domain-containing protein — protein MESDPIVARLRAAGCVFAEREAAFVRRHLIDPGDVERAVTARASGVPLEQAVGVAEFDGVTVAVAEGVFVPRRRAEAIPEVAAVLRPDAEVVVDLGCGSGAIAAVMTRRLPTAQVHAVDLDPASVVVARANGRRFGFTTHHGSWWDALPPALRGRIDLAVGYLPHVPSARIDGIHGDFRAHEPRSSVDGGRDGLDHLRAVVSPMAEWLAPGGAFVTLLSAEQAAHVPARIAWQDEDDSVIVLDRGAVAAWLS, from the coding sequence GTGGAGAGCGACCCGATCGTCGCCCGGCTGCGTGCTGCCGGGTGCGTGTTCGCCGAGCGCGAGGCCGCGTTCGTGCGCCGCCACCTGATCGACCCCGGCGACGTCGAGCGCGCGGTGACCGCCCGTGCCTCGGGCGTGCCGCTCGAGCAGGCGGTCGGCGTGGCCGAGTTCGACGGCGTCACGGTCGCCGTCGCCGAGGGCGTGTTCGTCCCCCGCCGTCGAGCGGAGGCGATCCCCGAGGTGGCCGCCGTCCTGCGCCCCGACGCCGAGGTCGTCGTCGACCTCGGCTGCGGCAGCGGAGCGATCGCCGCGGTCATGACACGCCGCCTTCCGACCGCGCAGGTCCACGCGGTCGACCTCGATCCCGCGTCGGTCGTGGTCGCCCGGGCCAACGGTCGCCGCTTCGGGTTCACCACCCATCACGGGTCGTGGTGGGACGCCCTGCCGCCGGCGCTCCGCGGCCGCATCGACCTCGCCGTCGGCTACCTCCCCCACGTGCCGAGCGCGCGGATCGACGGCATCCATGGCGACTTCCGCGCGCACGAGCCGCGCTCCAGCGTCGACGGCGGCCGCGACGGCCTCGACCACCTGCGCGCCGTCGTCTCCCCGATGGCCGAGTGGCTGGCGCCCGGCGGCGCCTTCGTCACCCTGCTCTCGGCCGAGCAGGCCGCGCACGTCCCTGCCCGCATCGCGTGGCAGGACGAGGACGACTCCGTGATCGTCCTCGATCGGGGCGCAGTGGCAGCATGGCTGTCGTGA
- a CDS encoding lipase family protein, translating to MFRSARFLVTAAAGALLAGLVAAPQAANAAPTFYDPPADLPSGKGTVIRTEPMKLALTLNGLYLPGKATRIMYTSTDAAGEPAAVSGAYIEPTKKWTGTGPRPLVAVAAGTQGQGDACAPSKSLETFLNVEGDEFGIGYEIPSIHDFLNRGMAVVLTDYIGLGTTDRVHTYTNRLDMGQALLDAARAALKLPDTSVTTSSPIGLYGYSQGGGAAGSAAELAPSYAPELNLKGAYAGAPPANLVEVLKSADGTDLTGVIAYAINGITPYFPELQSALDTLATPAGKEALEKVKTQCIGGTLFSYGFQKTSKWTTNGKSLYDIVKNDAALRAPVDAQRIGRLKPNVPVQVLTGTKDDIVDHAQAKQLAKDWCAQGVNVTYTPVVQLVGTGGTALNHLGPAITRLGQTHDWLADRLTGKAVKSNCSSLWLLP from the coding sequence GTGTTCCGATCCGCTCGATTCCTCGTCACCGCGGCCGCCGGCGCCCTGCTCGCCGGCCTCGTCGCGGCCCCGCAGGCGGCCAATGCCGCGCCCACGTTCTACGACCCGCCCGCCGACCTCCCCTCCGGCAAGGGCACGGTGATCCGCACCGAGCCGATGAAGCTCGCGCTGACGCTCAACGGCCTCTACCTGCCCGGCAAGGCCACCCGCATTATGTACACGTCCACCGACGCGGCCGGCGAGCCCGCGGCCGTCAGCGGCGCCTACATCGAGCCGACGAAGAAGTGGACCGGCACGGGTCCGCGCCCGCTGGTCGCGGTCGCCGCCGGCACCCAGGGCCAGGGCGACGCCTGTGCCCCCTCCAAGTCCCTCGAGACCTTCCTCAACGTCGAGGGCGACGAGTTCGGCATCGGCTACGAGATCCCGAGCATCCACGACTTCCTCAACCGCGGCATGGCCGTCGTGCTCACCGACTACATCGGCCTGGGCACCACCGACCGCGTCCACACGTACACGAACCGCCTCGACATGGGCCAGGCGCTGCTCGACGCCGCCCGCGCTGCACTCAAGCTCCCCGACACCTCGGTCACCACGTCGTCGCCCATCGGCCTCTACGGCTACTCCCAGGGCGGCGGCGCGGCGGGCTCGGCGGCCGAGCTGGCTCCCTCTTACGCCCCCGAGCTGAACCTCAAGGGCGCCTACGCCGGCGCTCCCCCGGCCAACCTCGTCGAGGTGCTGAAGTCCGCCGACGGCACCGACCTCACCGGCGTCATCGCCTACGCGATCAACGGCATCACGCCGTACTTCCCCGAGCTGCAGAGCGCCCTCGACACGCTCGCCACGCCCGCCGGCAAGGAGGCGCTGGAGAAGGTCAAGACGCAGTGCATCGGCGGCACGCTGTTCTCGTACGGCTTCCAGAAGACGTCGAAGTGGACCACCAACGGCAAGTCGCTCTACGACATCGTCAAGAACGACGCCGCCCTGCGCGCCCCCGTCGACGCCCAGCGCATCGGCCGGCTCAAGCCGAACGTGCCCGTCCAGGTCCTCACCGGCACGAAGGACGACATCGTCGACCACGCGCAGGCCAAGCAGCTGGCCAAGGACTGGTGCGCCCAGGGCGTCAACGTCACGTACACGCCCGTCGTGCAGCTGGTCGGCACTGGCGGCACCGCGCTGAACCACCTCGGTCCGGCGATCACGCGCCTCGGCCAGACCCACGACTGGCTGGCGGATCGCCTCACGGGCAAGGCCGTGAAGTCGAACTGCAGCTCGCTGTGGCTGCTGCCCTGA
- the ychF gene encoding redox-regulated ATPase YchF yields the protein MALTIGIVGLPNAGKSTLFNALTKNDVLAANYPFATIEPNVGVVGVPDPRLEKLAEIFGSERILPATVEFVDIAGIVRGASEGEGMGNKFLSHIRDSDAICQVTRVFRDEDVTHVDGDVNPASDIETISIELVLADLQTVEKALPRLEKESRKDKSLVSQFEEAKKAKEALEAGTGVLNAGLDLAELRDLHLLTAKRFLFVFNCDTDELNDEDLKAKMRELVAPAEAVFLDAKSEAELVELGDDEEAEQMRAEMLADLGIEEPGLDQLARVGFDTLGLQTYLTAGPKEARAWTIKKGATAPEAAGVIHTDFQKGFIKAEIVSFDDLIAAGSMNDAKAAGKVRMEGKDYVMADGDVVEFRFNV from the coding sequence GTGGCCCTCACCATCGGAATCGTCGGACTTCCCAACGCCGGCAAGTCGACGCTCTTCAACGCCCTGACCAAGAACGACGTCCTCGCGGCGAACTACCCGTTCGCGACGATCGAGCCCAACGTCGGCGTCGTCGGCGTGCCCGATCCGCGGCTGGAGAAGCTGGCCGAGATCTTCGGCTCCGAGCGCATCCTGCCCGCCACCGTCGAGTTCGTGGACATCGCCGGCATCGTGCGCGGCGCGTCCGAGGGCGAGGGCATGGGCAACAAGTTCCTCTCGCACATCCGCGACTCCGACGCGATCTGCCAGGTGACACGCGTGTTCCGCGACGAGGACGTCACGCACGTCGACGGCGACGTGAACCCCGCCAGCGACATCGAGACGATCTCGATCGAGCTCGTCCTGGCCGACCTGCAGACCGTCGAGAAGGCGCTGCCGCGCCTCGAGAAGGAGTCGCGCAAGGACAAGTCGCTCGTCTCGCAGTTCGAGGAGGCGAAGAAGGCCAAGGAGGCGCTCGAGGCCGGCACCGGCGTGCTCAATGCGGGCCTCGACCTGGCCGAGCTGCGCGACCTGCACCTGCTCACCGCGAAGCGCTTCCTGTTCGTCTTCAACTGCGACACCGACGAGCTGAACGACGAGGACCTCAAGGCGAAGATGCGCGAGCTCGTCGCGCCCGCCGAGGCCGTCTTCCTCGACGCCAAGAGCGAGGCCGAGTTGGTCGAGCTGGGCGACGACGAGGAGGCCGAGCAGATGCGCGCCGAGATGCTCGCGGACCTCGGCATCGAGGAGCCGGGCCTGGACCAGCTGGCCCGCGTCGGCTTCGACACCCTCGGCCTGCAGACCTACCTGACCGCGGGCCCGAAGGAGGCGCGCGCCTGGACGATCAAGAAGGGCGCCACCGCCCCCGAGGCCGCCGGCGTCATCCACACCGACTTCCAGAAGGGCTTCATCAAGGCCGAGATCGTGTCCTTCGACGACCTGATCGCCGCCGGCTCGATGAACGACGCCAAGGCCGCCGGCAAGGTCCGCATGGAGGGCAAGGACTACGTCATGGCCGACGGCGACGTGGTGGAGTTCCGCTTCAACGTCTGA
- a CDS encoding tyrosine-type recombinase/integrase, which produces MAGNIAKRPNGKWRARYRDDGGNEHARHFERKIDAQRWLDETSASVLTGNYADPKAGRITFAAFYGEWSSRQVRVPGTVLAMSLAARSVPFGDKPIKDVRRSEVEAWIKSMDSARLAPGTIKTRYVNVRSVFRAALKDRVIGSDPTDGVRLPRGRRPEAAMSIPTPEEVGQLLTVADDRFRTFIALCAFAGLRLGEAAAVQAGDINFLRKSLSVSRQVQRVAGGAVDVREPKYGSERAVYLANSLVELLAQHIAVHGNHGPCQWIFVGDGGDPPHQNTVGYWWRKTLRDAGLSGVKLHDLRHFYASGLIAAGCDVVTVQRSLGHAKATTTLNTYAHLWPSAEDRTRKAAESVMKSSLASSHGSYWGATPTR; this is translated from the coding sequence ATGGCCGGAAACATCGCGAAACGGCCCAACGGCAAGTGGCGGGCCAGGTACCGCGACGATGGCGGCAACGAGCACGCTCGGCACTTCGAGCGAAAGATCGACGCGCAACGCTGGCTTGACGAAACGTCGGCATCGGTGCTCACTGGCAACTACGCCGACCCCAAGGCCGGTCGCATCACGTTCGCCGCGTTCTACGGCGAGTGGTCATCGCGACAGGTACGGGTGCCGGGCACAGTGCTTGCAATGTCGCTCGCCGCGCGGTCGGTGCCGTTCGGCGACAAGCCGATAAAGGACGTGCGCCGGTCCGAGGTCGAAGCGTGGATCAAATCGATGGACTCGGCTCGGCTCGCCCCAGGAACCATCAAGACGCGCTACGTGAACGTCCGTTCGGTCTTCCGCGCCGCGCTGAAGGACCGGGTGATCGGGTCCGATCCGACCGATGGCGTACGGCTCCCCCGGGGCCGTCGTCCCGAGGCCGCCATGTCGATCCCAACACCCGAGGAGGTGGGACAACTCCTGACCGTCGCCGACGACAGGTTCAGGACGTTCATCGCGCTGTGCGCGTTCGCTGGACTCCGACTGGGCGAGGCGGCGGCCGTCCAAGCTGGCGACATCAACTTCCTGCGCAAGTCGTTGTCAGTGAGTCGACAGGTTCAGCGCGTCGCGGGAGGCGCCGTCGACGTGCGGGAACCGAAGTACGGCTCCGAGCGAGCCGTGTACCTCGCCAACAGTCTTGTCGAGCTGCTCGCCCAGCACATCGCCGTCCACGGCAACCACGGGCCATGCCAGTGGATCTTCGTGGGTGATGGTGGCGATCCTCCTCATCAAAACACCGTGGGGTACTGGTGGCGCAAGACCTTGCGTGACGCGGGGCTGTCCGGCGTCAAGTTGCACGACCTTCGGCACTTCTACGCTTCCGGACTGATCGCTGCCGGCTGCGACGTGGTGACGGTGCAACGCTCACTGGGTCACGCGAAAGCGACGACGACGCTCAACACCTACGCGCACCTGTGGCCGAGTGCCGAGGACCGCACCCGCAAGGCGGCGGAGTCCGTGATGAAATCCTCATTGGCGTCCTCGCATGGATCATATTGGGGAGCTACGCCTACCCGATGA
- a CDS encoding helix-turn-helix domain-containing protein, producing the protein MTAEPIPFNRPAPNLGDEMLSLQEACRFLRVPEGTLRYWRHLGCGPRSFKVGRHVRYWRAELILWLTEQTNRPQDHR; encoded by the coding sequence ATGACCGCAGAACCGATCCCCTTCAACCGCCCCGCCCCGAACTTGGGCGACGAGATGCTCAGCCTCCAGGAGGCATGCCGATTCCTCCGCGTCCCTGAAGGCACACTGCGCTACTGGCGGCACCTCGGCTGCGGGCCCCGCAGCTTCAAGGTCGGCCGTCATGTCCGCTACTGGCGCGCCGAGCTCATCCTGTGGCTCACCGAGCAGACCAACCGTCCACAGGACCACCGCTGA
- a CDS encoding helix-turn-helix domain-containing protein — translation MQPETVIQTARKAAGLTQGELARLAQTQQSSISEYERKRKSPTLDVVERLVDAADAKLVVEPLPLWDEDESETWIFPERLWRVPAPQCFARVEVWFFRSVTGGKDTWDLADRQDRIEFYEIALQEGFYTIMEPTVDGALLVEAWPDMDIPDELRAVWQPAIDAASGVSRRDEPPLDPGGYNAEIAAKRGWRYPPTKRRRA, via the coding sequence ATGCAGCCCGAGACCGTGATTCAGACCGCGCGGAAGGCGGCAGGGCTGACGCAGGGTGAGCTCGCAAGACTCGCGCAGACACAGCAGTCGTCGATCTCGGAGTACGAACGGAAGCGCAAGTCGCCGACACTGGACGTGGTGGAACGGCTCGTCGACGCCGCCGACGCGAAACTGGTGGTCGAGCCGCTCCCGCTGTGGGACGAGGACGAGTCCGAGACGTGGATCTTCCCGGAGCGGTTGTGGCGAGTGCCCGCACCTCAGTGCTTCGCTCGGGTTGAGGTCTGGTTCTTCAGATCCGTGACGGGCGGTAAGGACACGTGGGACCTTGCCGATCGCCAAGACCGGATCGAGTTCTACGAGATTGCGCTGCAAGAGGGCTTCTACACCATCATGGAGCCCACTGTGGACGGGGCCCTACTCGTTGAGGCGTGGCCGGACATGGACATCCCGGATGAACTCCGGGCGGTGTGGCAGCCGGCGATCGACGCCGCGAGTGGTGTGTCACGGCGCGACGAACCGCCGCTGGACCCCGGCGGCTACAACGCAGAGATTGCGGCTAAACGCGGATGGCGTTACCCGCCGACGAAGCGTCGGAGGGCTTAG
- the mobF gene encoding MobF family relaxase: MKFYRGEAKAARAYVERDRSRADDYYLAEGTRVAERLSATRGRVDQAGPMDGATYERWVAGIDVDTGAEKGRLRDDANALRFVEVTVNGPKTWSLAAALHPEISAALDAAQDRAANQIVGWVADHATTRVGPRGRQVQVPVGTIEAAVIRHYTSRAGDPHRHLHLQINARVRAAGTWRGIHSVGIRDSIEAINGIGHAAVATDPHFRSVLASHGFALDAETSEIRELLPYVGAFSTRTAQIRRNVDRYEADWRCDHHGEEPGPRLREAWDRRAWATARPDKVVPKDGRELVARWNAELLDLGYEDPTGSVSLTGTHSGWIDPDAAAGLVITMLGAKRSAWNSADIRGKTEVVLAKSGLISDPAARAELAEDITARAVDRCVELLSGAEVPEHVRSLCSRTVLDVEDDIVTRIARRGTHPARKARIVRRGLVRIDPTHAAVVGVLAGDGPLVVVEGAAGAGKTTALRSTKDALARQGHRLMVVTPTLKAAEVAAAEAGAAGHSAAWLIHQHGWRWTADGVWTRQANPAPSAAARLSVGDLLLIDEAGMLDQDTARALLALADEAGARVAFVGDRHQLPAVGRGGVLDHAIAWAHPTAVTRLEKVHRFTDPDYAALSLRMRTGEDPGAIFDALHRRGRIEVHHSETERTASLAETGASGDLVIADTREQIAELNAAIRDRRHAPPAASVTTTHGEQIGLGDRVATRRNDPSLQVANRQTWTVARIRNDGSLLLRGRGRDREIPADYAARFVELAYARTVHGAQGETVDSAHVAIDDTTGAAAAYVAMTRGRASNRAHLVAESVDDARKQWIDVFSRDRADLGPAHARRQAIDAIDRYGPQLGHRPTPPARSQVPIPEARSLR; encoded by the coding sequence GTGAAGTTCTACCGCGGCGAAGCGAAGGCCGCGCGCGCCTACGTGGAACGCGATCGCTCCCGCGCCGACGACTACTACCTCGCCGAGGGCACCAGAGTCGCTGAACGACTCAGCGCCACCAGAGGCCGCGTCGACCAGGCCGGCCCGATGGACGGTGCGACCTACGAGCGATGGGTCGCCGGCATCGACGTCGACACGGGCGCCGAGAAGGGCCGGCTTCGCGACGACGCGAACGCGCTGCGGTTCGTCGAGGTCACCGTCAACGGACCCAAGACCTGGTCGCTGGCCGCCGCGCTCCATCCGGAGATCTCGGCAGCGTTGGATGCCGCGCAGGACCGAGCGGCGAACCAGATCGTGGGCTGGGTCGCCGACCACGCGACCACCCGAGTGGGTCCGCGCGGACGCCAGGTGCAGGTACCGGTCGGGACGATCGAAGCCGCGGTGATCCGGCACTACACCTCGCGAGCCGGCGATCCGCACCGGCACCTCCACTTGCAGATCAATGCCCGGGTCCGGGCGGCCGGCACATGGCGGGGCATCCACTCGGTCGGGATCCGCGACAGCATCGAAGCCATCAACGGGATCGGACACGCGGCGGTCGCCACCGACCCGCACTTCCGGTCGGTCCTCGCGTCGCACGGGTTCGCGCTCGACGCCGAGACCAGCGAGATCCGCGAACTTCTCCCCTACGTCGGCGCGTTCAGCACGAGGACCGCGCAGATCCGCCGCAACGTCGATCGGTACGAAGCCGACTGGCGCTGTGATCACCACGGTGAAGAACCCGGTCCTCGACTCCGCGAGGCTTGGGACAGGCGCGCCTGGGCGACAGCCCGCCCCGACAAGGTCGTGCCGAAGGACGGCAGAGAACTCGTGGCGCGCTGGAACGCCGAACTGCTTGACCTGGGCTACGAGGACCCTACCGGCTCGGTCTCGCTCACTGGGACCCACTCGGGATGGATCGACCCCGATGCCGCCGCCGGGCTCGTGATCACGATGCTCGGCGCCAAACGGTCGGCATGGAACTCCGCCGACATCCGCGGAAAGACCGAGGTCGTGCTCGCAAAGTCCGGGCTCATCTCCGACCCGGCCGCCAGGGCCGAACTCGCCGAGGACATCACCGCTCGCGCCGTCGACCGGTGCGTCGAGCTGCTCAGCGGGGCGGAAGTGCCCGAGCACGTCCGATCCCTGTGCTCACGGACGGTGCTCGACGTCGAAGACGACATCGTCACGCGGATTGCGCGGCGGGGGACTCATCCGGCCCGCAAGGCTCGCATCGTCCGGCGTGGTCTGGTGCGGATCGATCCGACCCACGCTGCCGTGGTCGGCGTCTTGGCTGGCGACGGGCCACTGGTCGTGGTCGAAGGTGCAGCCGGCGCCGGGAAGACCACCGCCCTGCGCTCGACCAAGGACGCGCTGGCGCGGCAGGGCCACCGACTGATGGTGGTCACGCCGACGTTGAAAGCCGCCGAAGTCGCTGCCGCCGAAGCCGGGGCCGCGGGTCACTCCGCGGCGTGGCTGATCCACCAACATGGGTGGCGCTGGACGGCCGACGGAGTCTGGACCCGACAGGCGAACCCGGCGCCATCCGCCGCGGCTCGGCTCAGCGTCGGCGATCTTCTGCTCATCGACGAGGCCGGGATGCTCGACCAGGACACCGCTCGCGCGCTTCTCGCCCTCGCCGACGAGGCCGGGGCTCGGGTGGCCTTCGTCGGCGACCGACATCAACTGCCCGCCGTCGGTCGCGGCGGTGTCCTCGACCACGCCATCGCCTGGGCCCACCCGACAGCCGTCACGAGGCTCGAGAAGGTGCACCGATTCACCGACCCCGACTACGCCGCGTTGAGCCTGCGGATGCGCACCGGAGAGGACCCGGGCGCGATCTTCGATGCACTCCACCGCCGAGGACGGATCGAGGTCCACCACTCCGAAACGGAACGAACCGCTTCCCTCGCCGAGACTGGGGCGTCAGGCGACCTGGTCATCGCCGACACCCGTGAGCAGATCGCCGAGCTCAACGCCGCCATCCGAGACCGAAGGCACGCCCCACCGGCAGCCAGTGTCACGACCACGCACGGCGAGCAGATCGGGCTCGGCGACCGGGTCGCCACCCGCCGCAACGATCCGAGTCTCCAGGTCGCGAACCGTCAAACCTGGACCGTGGCCAGGATCCGGAACGATGGCAGCCTGCTCCTGCGCGGCCGCGGACGAGATCGCGAGATCCCGGCTGACTACGCCGCGCGGTTCGTCGAACTCGCGTACGCCCGCACCGTGCACGGCGCCCAGGGCGAGACCGTTGACTCCGCGCACGTCGCCATCGACGACACCACAGGAGCCGCAGCCGCCTACGTCGCCATGACCCGAGGCCGCGCATCCAACCGCGCCCACCTGGTCGCCGAATCCGTGGACGACGCCCGAAAGCAATGGATCGACGTCTTCAGCCGCGACCGCGCCGACCTCGGACCTGCCCACGCCCGCAGACAGGCGATCGACGCCATCGATCGCTACGGACCACAACTCGGGCATCGACCGACACCGCCCGCCCGCAGCCAAGTCCCCATCCCAGAGGCTCGGAGCCTGAGGTGA
- a CDS encoding ATP-dependent nuclease, with product MKLIRARVKDFRSFVGEHDFDLSSGVNYFVGPNNCGKSNLIAALVLALDPDARYDSALDRPAQTAGMGAPPKTRITLTVLVGSTPVEKTLLARARAYEMAVRESRGIATTGNVQTYADEKEVRLVVTFTGAGARQVAFQAKGQGAASLTADADESQKLYEQFSKSIRLVVLHSGEDLAQVLQGRFRDILHYVIRDHLATEVGTAEAARETYIRALQEQLLGPLQKQVEGLVNGLFPEIEIAELVPDIPGLMETLSSVDVRLHDAALTQLAGKGTGVRGAVLVAMLQYLVEQSRRSLVLAVEEPEAFLHPAAQEAVMTRLESLAQRPDVTLVVTTHSPYVVSQKPEARVSSLRKDAEGRTTLADSVSGDGDLTQVLGPLFRDSGFARVIQKATAVPPGTRGVVITEGYTDGFFVQTGCKVASREQLLDGIHFIPAGKAAQVVVQAILATAASDLPVVALLDFDDNGRAARDRLKDMNWNPKRELLMLSDWPNKCKKGHDVEIEDLIPNTVVEKLIAKSGGEAAAIDGKENCDVGWHYRPNVIWKEAAIDHLGGTLKKADCSGLIWVAEAIDSRVSAIAAAKAKSATHKK from the coding sequence TTGAAACTCATTCGCGCACGGGTGAAGGACTTCCGCAGTTTCGTTGGCGAGCACGATTTTGATTTGTCGTCTGGAGTGAACTACTTCGTCGGCCCCAATAACTGCGGGAAATCCAATCTCATAGCCGCGCTCGTGTTGGCTCTCGATCCCGATGCTCGATACGACTCAGCTTTGGATAGGCCAGCACAAACGGCCGGCATGGGTGCCCCCCCGAAGACGCGGATCACGCTGACAGTGCTGGTGGGCTCAACACCCGTCGAAAAGACGCTTCTCGCTCGTGCGCGTGCCTACGAAATGGCGGTCCGAGAGTCACGCGGGATAGCGACTACCGGGAACGTCCAGACGTATGCGGATGAGAAGGAGGTTCGCCTTGTCGTCACGTTCACTGGTGCTGGGGCTCGGCAAGTCGCATTCCAGGCGAAGGGGCAAGGGGCTGCCTCCTTGACCGCGGATGCGGACGAGTCACAAAAGCTCTATGAACAGTTCAGCAAGTCGATCCGCCTAGTGGTGCTTCACAGTGGGGAAGACTTGGCTCAGGTCCTCCAGGGTCGGTTTCGGGATATCCTTCACTACGTCATCCGGGACCACCTAGCCACAGAGGTCGGAACCGCAGAGGCGGCGCGTGAGACGTACATTCGAGCGTTGCAGGAGCAGTTGCTTGGGCCGCTTCAAAAGCAGGTGGAAGGCCTAGTGAACGGCCTGTTTCCCGAGATCGAGATCGCGGAACTCGTCCCCGATATCCCTGGGCTGATGGAGACGCTTTCAAGCGTGGACGTGCGGCTGCACGATGCTGCGCTCACCCAACTCGCTGGCAAGGGAACCGGCGTCAGGGGGGCCGTCCTAGTTGCGATGCTTCAGTACCTGGTCGAACAAAGCCGGCGATCGCTCGTACTTGCAGTTGAAGAACCGGAGGCGTTCCTCCACCCTGCCGCCCAAGAAGCTGTCATGACGCGACTGGAGTCGCTCGCCCAGCGCCCGGACGTCACCCTCGTTGTGACGACGCATTCCCCCTACGTGGTCTCGCAAAAGCCAGAGGCTCGCGTGTCTTCTCTCCGGAAGGATGCCGAGGGTCGAACAACCCTCGCCGACAGCGTGTCGGGTGATGGCGACTTGACCCAGGTTCTTGGGCCGCTCTTTCGAGATAGTGGATTTGCTCGTGTCATTCAAAAGGCCACGGCCGTACCTCCGGGAACCCGGGGCGTTGTCATCACCGAGGGTTACACGGACGGGTTCTTCGTGCAGACAGGTTGCAAGGTGGCGTCTCGCGAGCAACTGCTAGACGGGATCCATTTCATCCCGGCTGGAAAGGCCGCCCAGGTCGTAGTTCAAGCCATTCTCGCTACTGCGGCGTCAGATCTCCCAGTTGTGGCCCTCCTGGACTTCGATGACAACGGTCGCGCCGCACGCGACCGACTGAAGGATATGAACTGGAATCCGAAGCGAGAGCTGCTGATGCTCTCGGACTGGCCGAACAAGTGCAAAAAGGGACACGACGTCGAAATCGAGGACCTCATCCCCAACACGGTCGTGGAGAAACTGATCGCGAAATCTGGAGGCGAAGCTGCTGCGATCGACGGGAAAGAGAACTGCGATGTTGGTTGGCATTACCGCCCGAACGTGATCTGGAAAGAAGCCGCCATTGATCACTTGGGAGGGACTCTCAAGAAGGCCGACTGTTCCGGGCTGATCTGGGTTGCAGAGGCGATCGATTCCAGAGTGAGTGCAATCGCCGCGGCGAAAGCCAAGTCAGCCACTCATAAGAAGTGA
- a CDS encoding DUF3883 domain-containing protein, whose protein sequence is MSLDVEQPAAYVFTLEYADASNWEICKARGLVGVRQSPQGQATARLVKEGDVLYVWRGGGQRSGAGLIARVLVAGAAYEPVAGEAPWPNPASFTYLIPIVLDEELVEPITDRFPGNRMGARFKLQNTALQKGLMRVSDESRDLLEACFSSRSRDLLEMLPVVTRGRWSTDQDLIRKVEHAAVEAARDFLGDEGWREIRDCQLDGCGYDFIFRDHYGRERFVEVKGTTSDQPHFQLTRLEHQIVSNDPRARICVVTRALTAPRIHLLEWPDVRDLGVKPVVWQVG, encoded by the coding sequence ATGTCGCTCGATGTCGAACAACCAGCAGCCTACGTCTTCACGCTGGAGTACGCCGACGCCTCGAACTGGGAGATTTGTAAAGCCAGGGGATTGGTCGGAGTGCGCCAGAGTCCTCAAGGCCAAGCCACCGCACGGCTTGTCAAGGAAGGGGATGTGCTCTACGTGTGGAGGGGCGGGGGACAAAGGTCGGGAGCGGGTCTGATCGCCAGGGTCCTCGTCGCGGGCGCGGCCTACGAGCCAGTTGCCGGTGAGGCGCCTTGGCCCAACCCGGCGTCATTCACTTACCTGATTCCGATCGTCTTGGACGAGGAGCTCGTCGAACCAATTACTGACAGGTTCCCTGGCAACCGAATGGGAGCGCGTTTCAAGCTCCAAAATACGGCACTTCAGAAAGGCCTGATGAGGGTCTCGGACGAATCACGGGACCTGCTCGAAGCCTGCTTCTCAAGCCGGTCACGGGATCTGCTCGAGATGCTTCCCGTCGTCACGCGCGGGAGATGGTCGACCGACCAGGACCTGATCCGAAAGGTGGAGCACGCGGCCGTCGAAGCGGCGCGGGACTTCCTGGGGGATGAGGGCTGGCGTGAGATTCGCGATTGCCAACTCGACGGATGCGGTTACGACTTCATCTTCCGAGACCACTACGGGCGCGAGCGCTTTGTCGAAGTGAAGGGTACGACCTCCGACCAGCCGCATTTCCAGTTGACTCGACTTGAGCACCAGATCGTGTCGAACGACCCAAGGGCACGGATCTGCGTCGTTACGAGAGCCCTAACAGCACCACGGATTCATCTGCTCGAATGGCCGGACGTACGCGATCTCGGCGTCAAACCCGTCGTGTGGCAGGTCGGCTGA